The genomic interval GGGGTCAACTCCGTCACCCTCGGCGTCTTCTCCTGGGCGAAGATCGAACCCCGGCCGGGCGCCCGCGAGTTCGACTGGCTCGACCGGCTGATGGACCTGATGCACGCGCACGGCATCGGCGTCGTGCTCGCCACCCCGACCGCGTCCCCGCCGCCCTGGATGGGGGCGCGGCACCCGGAGACGCTGCCGCGCGCCGAGGACGGGTCGATCGTCTGGTACGGCTCGCGCCAGCAGTTCTGCCCCAGCTCGCCGGTCTACCGCCGTTACGCCGCCGCGCTCACCGAGGACCTGGCCGCGCGGTACGCACGGCATCCGGCGCTCACCGTGTGGCACATCAACAACGAGTACTGCACGCACTGCTGGTGCGACGAGACGGCGGGCCACTTCCGCCGCTGGCTGCGCGCCCGGTACGGGACGCTCGACGCCCTCAACGAGGCGTGGGGCACCGCATTCTGGAGCCAGCGCTACGACGCGTGGACGGAGATCCTGCCGCCGCGCAAGGCGCAGTACATGAGGAACCCCACCCAGGTGCTGGACTTCAAGCGCTTCACGTCCGACGCCCTCATGGAGTGCTTCACCGCCGAGCGGGACATCGTCGCCCGGCACACCCCGCACATCCCGGTGACGACCAACTTCATGCCGCTGTGGTCCGGGCAGGACGCCTGGGCCTGGTCGGCCGAGGAGGACATCGTCTCGGTCGACGTCTACCCGGACCCGCGCGACCCGTGGGGCGGGCAGTACAACGCGATGCTCGCCGACATGACGCGCTCGCAGGCGGCCGGCCCGTGGATGCTGATGGAGCAGGCGGCGGGCGCGGTGAACTGGCGGGGCGTCAACCACCCGAAGCCGGAGGGGCTGAACCGCCTCTGGTCGCTCCAGTCCGTGGCGCGCGGCGCCGACGCGATCTGCTACTTCCAGTGGCGGCAGTCCCGGCAGGGCTCGGAGAAGTTCCACTCGGGGATGCTCGGCCACGCCGGTGAGCGGGGCCGCGCCTTCCGCGAGACCCGGCAGCTGGGCGGCGAGCTGGCCGCGATCGGCGCCGCCGTCTCCGGTACGGGCGTGACCGCCGAGGTCGCCGTCCTGCACGACTGGGACGCCTGGTGGGCGGGCGCCCAGGAGGGCGCCCCGTCCGCGCTGCTCGACTACGCGGAGGTGATCCGGCGCTGGCACCGGGCGCTGTGGGAGAACGGCACGCCCACGGACTTCGCCCGCCCCGACGCCGACCTCGGCCGGTACAAGGCGGTCCTCGTCCCGCACCTCTACCTCCTCGACGACGCGGCGATCGACAACCTCGTGGCGTACGCGGCGGGCGGCGGCCGTCTGGTCTGCGGCTTCTTCAGCGGCGTCGCGGACGTGGACGACCGCGTCCGGCCCGGCGGGATGGACGCCCGCCTGCGCGAGCTGTTCGGGATCGCCACCCTGCACGAGTGGTGGCCGCTGGACGCGGACGAGACCGTGGAGTGCGACGGCTTCCGGGGCACCCTCTGGTCCGAGGAGCTGGAGGCGGCCGAGGGCACCGAGATCCTGGCCGCCTACCGCGACGGCGAGCTGGCCGGGCTGCCCGCCGTGCTGCGCCGGGGCCGCGCGGTGTACGTGTCGACGCTCCCCGAGCCCCCGGCGCTGCGGGCCCTGCTGGCCGACGTGGTCCGGGAGGCCGGAATCGAGCCGGTCCTCGCCGGGCTGCCCGAGGGGGTGGAGGCGGTGCGCCGGGGCGAGCTGCTGTTCCTGCTGCACCACCGCCGCGAGATGGTCACCGTGGCCGTGCCCGGCGTGTACGAGGACCTGCTCACCGGGCGCGTGGTCACGGACCGGATCGCGCTCGGCCGCTACGGCGTCGCGGTGCTGCGGAGATCCGCGCCGTGACCGGGCGCACCGACATCGACTCCACCTGGGAGCCGCGCCCCGCCGCCCGCTGGGAGGACGCCTTCCTCGGCGGCAACGGCCGGCACGGTGCCATGGTGTACGGCGACCCGGCCGACGACCGGGTGATCGTCAACCATCACAGCCTGGTCCGGCCCAACGGCAGCGAGCATGTCCGGCCGCCCGAGCTTGCGGACCGGCTGGGCCGGCTCCAGAGCGCGCTGCTCGCCGGGGACACCCTGGCCGCGGAGCACTTCGGCGCGGGCCGGCCGCTGGTGTGGGTGCAGCCCTTCCACCCGGCCTTCCGGACGCGCGTCCGGCCGGTGCCCGGGAACGCCGCCGACCCGGCCACCGGGTACCGCAGGGCGGTCGACTTCGCCACCGGTGAGATCACCGCCGTCTGCGAGTCGTGGCGCAGCCGCGTCTTCGTCTCGCGCGCCGACGACGTGATCGTCCAGCACATCACCGGGCCGGGGCTCGCCGTGGACGTGACGCTCGACCACGCCCTGCCCGGCGCCCCGGCGCGCCTTGCGGTCGGCCGGAGCACGGTGCTCACCCCGGACGGGGCCCGGCTGACGCTGCGCGCGGGCTATCCCGACAGCGACCTCGCCTACACCGGCGCGACGGTGCTCCGCACGGAGGGCGGGCGGGTCGCGGTGGCGGGCGACGGCGTCCGGGTCGAGGGCGCGCGGGGCCTGTTGCTGCTGACCCGGGTGCGCCGGCACGCGGGCCACCTGGACCTGGCGGCGGAGTGCGCGGCGCTGCCCGGTGACGGGTATGCCGCGCTGCTGGCCCGGCATGTGGCGCTGCACCGGCCCGCCTTCGAGCGGGCGGCGCTCACGCTGGACGCGGACCCGGCGGAGCGGGCGCTCCCCGGCTCCGAGTTGCTGCGGTGGCCGGACAGCCCGGCGCTGCTGGAGCGGCTGTGCGCGGCGGGCCGCTACCACCTGCTGTCGGCGTCCGGGGCCCTGCCGCCCCGGCTGACGGGGCTCTGGACGGGCGACTGGGACACCGCGTGGTCGGGGGCCTTCACGACGAACGCCAACCTGAACCTCCAGATCGCCTCGGCCGCCGCGGCCGCGCTGCCGGAGGTGTCGGAGGCCCACGCGGCGCTGGTGTACGGGCAGCTCGCGGACTGGCGGGACAACGCGCGGGCCATCTTCGGGGCGCGCGGCATCGTGGCCCCGTCGCACACGGACGGCGAGTCCGGGCACACCCGCCACTACCAGCGCGCCTACCCGCTGCACCTGTGGACGGCCGGCGCGGACTGGCTCCTGGAGCCGCTGATCGAGCACGCGGAGACGACGGGGGCCGAGGACCCCCGGCTGACCGCCGCCCTGCACGAGACCGCCCTGTTCTACGAGGACTTCCTGACCCGGACCGGCCCGGACGGGCGGGTGGCCGTCGTGCCCTCGTACTCGCCGGAGAACCGTCCGGCCAACGCGAGCTGGGTCACGGTCGACGCGACGATGGACCTGGCGGCGGCCCGCCACGCGCTCACCGCGTCGGCCGACCGCTCCCCCGGCGCCCCGGTCGCCGCCCGCCGCCGCGCGCTGGCGGACCGGCTCGCCGACTACCGGGTCAACGAGGACGGCGCGCTCGCCGAGTGGGCGTGGCCGGGGCTCGCGGAGACGTACGACCACCGCCACCTCAGCCACCTCTACCCGGTGTGGCCGCTGGACGCGATCAACCCGTACGACACACCCGGGCTCTCCGCCGCCGCGCACCGGGCGCTCGCACTGCGGGGCGCGGAGAACGACTCGGCCCACGGCCATCTCCACCACGCGCTGATCGCGGCCCGGCTGCGGGACAGGGCCCGGGCCTCGGCGGCGGTCCGGGCGGTCCTCGCGGGCGACTTCTTCCACGACTCGCTGATGAGCGCCCACTACCCGGGCCGCGATGTGTACAACGCGGACGCGGCGCACGCCCTGCCCGCCGCCGTGATCGAGTCGCTGGTGCAGTCGACCCCGCACCGGCTGGTCCTGCTGCCCGCGCCGCTCGCGGGCTGTCCGGGCGGTGAACTGCGCGGTGTGCGTACGCGGTTCGGCGCGACCCTGGACCTGAGCTGGTCGGCCGACGGCACCGCGACGGCGGTCCTCCGCCCGGCGCGCGACGCCCGCGTCGACGTCCGCACGGGCGACGGCCACACCCTCACCGAAGCCTCCGCCGGCTCCCCCTCGGCTCCCCTGGAGCTGACGGCCGGTGTGGACCGCGTCCTGGAACTCCGGCCGCGGTAGCACCTCCCCCCACCCACCATGGAAGGACGACCATGGCACCACGCACCCTCAACAGGCTGGCCCTGACCCCGGCGGTGGCGCTGGCGGCGCTCATCGGCTTCGCCGCCGCCCCCGCCCAGGCGGCCGTCTGGTCCTCGTCGGACCAGTGGGGCACGTACACCACCTCCGACAACTACACCCTGTACAACAACATCTGGGGCTCCGGCGCGGGCACCCAGTCCATCTGGGCCAACTCCTCGTCGGACTGGGGCGTATGGGCGGACCACCCGAACACCGGTGGCATCAAGTCGTATCCGAACGCCAAGAAGGTGGTGAACAAGCCGATCGGCTCGCTGTCGTCGCTCACCAGCACGTACAACGTCACCGTCCCGTCGTCCGGCGCGTACAACACCTCGTACGACATCTGGGACAGCGACTACGACTACGAGGTCATGCTCTGGGTCAACTACAACGGCGCGGTGGGCCCGTTGGGCACCTCACAGGGCAATGTGACGCTGGGCGGGCACACCTGGACCGTCTACAAGGGCGACAACGGCGCCAACCAGGTGTTCTCGTTCCTGCGGACCTCGGACTCCACCTCGGGGACGGTCGACATCCTGCCGATCCTGAAGTGGATCAAGGACACCAAGGGCTGGTGGGGCAACGAGACCATCGGTGACGTCCAGTTCGGCTACGAGATCACCTCGTCGGCCGGCGGGCTCGACTTCCGTACGAACGGATTCGGCGTCTCCGCGCGCTGACCCGCGCAGCTGAGGAGCCGGCCCCCGCGCGGGGGCCGGCTCACGCGTCACGCCGGGGCGCGCCCGGTGCTCTCACGCACCGTCAGTTCCGGTGCCAGCAGCTCGACTTCGTCCGTGCCCCGGCCCGACAGCTTGGCGACGACGTGCTCGACGGAGCGGCGGCCCATCTCCTGCGCCGGTATGGCGACGGAGGTCAGCCGCACCGACGCCTGGGTGGCCACCTGCTCGGGGCAGATCGCCACCACCGACACGTCCTCGGGGACGGCCTTGCCCTGCTGGCGCAGCAGGTTGAGCAGCGGCTCCACGGCCGCCTCGTTCTGCACGATGAAGCCGGTCGTGCCGGGGCGCTCGTCGAATATCCGGGACAGGGTCTGGGCCATCGCCGCGTACCCGCCCTCGCAGGGGCGGTGCAGGACGCGCACGCCGGTCTCCTGCGCCTTGGCGCGTACACCGTCGACGGTCCGCTCGGCGAAACCGGTGTGGCGCTCGTAGACCGCCGCGGCCTCGCCGATGACGGCGATCTCGCGGTGGCCGAGGCCGGCCAGATGCTCCACGCAGAGCGCCCCGGTCGCCTCGAAGTCGAGGTCCACGCAGGTCAGTCCGGTGGTGTCGGCGGGCAGGCCGATCAGGACGGCGGCCCGGTCCGCCTCGCGCAGCAGCGGCAGCCGCTCGTCGTGCAGCTCCACGTCCATCAGGATCATCGCGTCGGCCAGCGAGCTGCCCGCGATCCGCCGCACGGCGGCCGGTCCCTCCTCACCGGTGAGGAGGAGGACGTCGTAGCCGTGGGTGCGGGCGGTGGTGGCGACCGCGATGGCGATCTCCATCATCACGGGCACGTACATGTCGGTGCGCAGCGGCACCATCAGCGCGATGATGTTGGACCGGCTGCTGGCGAGCGCCCGGGCCCCGGCGTTGGGGTGGTAGCCGAGCTGCTGGATGCTCTGCTCGACGCGCTCGCGGGTGGCGACGGAGATGGAGCGCTTCCCGCTGAGGACGTAGCTCACCGTGCTCGCGGAGACTCCGGCGTGCTGCGCGACCTCGGCCAGGGTGACCACGGAACTCCCTCACGGTCGAATTCGGCGAAGCGCTTCGACTCCGCTCCCTCCAGTCGTGACGTGGAGAGACAGCGCGAGCCTAGCCCTGCCGTGACAGCATGTCCAGACCACTGTCGAAGCGCTTCGACACGCGGGGAGGCTGCCGTCTACCGCAACGATAGGCCCGTCGGCCGCTTCCCCGTCACACCGGCTCAGCCGCCGAGCAGGACGGGGAAGGACTCCATGTCGTTCTGCGTCATCACCGGGAGCTTGCGCAGCTCGGCGTCGGGGATCGCGAGCCGCAGGTCCGGGAAGCGCGCGAAGAGCGCCGGGAGGGCGATGCCCGCCTCGACCCGGGAGAGCCCGGCGCCGGGGCAGATGTGCGGGCCGTGCCCGAAGGTGATGTGCCGGATCGGGGTGGGGCGCGTGATGTCGAAGGAGTCGGCGTCGGGGCCGTGCTGCTCGGGGTCGCGGCCGATCACCCGGTACGAGATGACCACGCCCTCGCCCTTGGCGATGACGGCGTCACCGACCTGGATGTCCTCGGTGGCGAACCGCATGAGCAGATGGGTGGTCGGGGTGTCCCAGCGCAGGGTCTCCTCGATGACGGTGTCCCAGGGCACCTCGCCGTCGAGGACCATCCGGAGCTGGTCGGGATGGGCGAGCAGGGCGCGTACGGCGTTGAGGATGAGCCCGATCGTGGTCTCGTGCCCGGCGGCGACCATGGCCTTGAGGTTGCCGACGACCTCCTCCTCGGTCAGCGGCTCGCCGCCCTCCTCGGCCAGGATCAGCGCGGACGTCAGGTCGTCCGTGGGGCGCGCGGTCTTCTCGCGTACGAGTCCGGCGTAGAAGACGTCCAGGTCGGCGAGGAGCGCCAGCCGCTCGTCCTGCGGGGTGAGCATGGAGAAGAACTTCTTGTACTGACGGGTCAGCATGGCGTTCTCGGCCGGGTCGACCCCCATCAGCATGCCGACGACCCGCATGGGCAGCGGCTGGGCGAACACCGACTTGAGGTCCACCACGGCCCCGTCCCGGCCGCCCTCCTCCAGCGCGTCCAGCAGCTCGGCGGTGAACTTCTCGATGGCGGGGCGTATCGCCTCCAGGCGGCGGGGCGTGAGTGCCTGGGAGGTCTTGGTGCGCAGCCTGCGGTGCTCGGCGCCGTCGACGGTGAACATGGACCGCCCGGCGTCGATCATGCCGATGAGCGGCCAGGCGTGCGTCACCTCGCCGCTCTGCCAGAGCCCCAGGCGTCGATGTCCTTGACCAGGCGCGGGTCGACCAGGAGCCGCCGGGCGTCCGCGTGCCGGGTGAGGGTCCACGCCGGGACGCCGAGGAGTTCGATCCGGGCCAGCGCTCCGGCGTCGCGCAGCCGGGCGGTCTCGCCGTCGAGGTCCTGGACCATCGGGTCGATGACGACGGCGGCACCCGGCCGGGCCGCGGCCTGGGCGGCATGGGGGCAGGTCACGAGAGGTCTCCTGTCGTGCGTACGGGGGTGAACCGGACGGGGAGCGTGGTGTTGCCGCGCAGGAAGGGGGAGGGCCGCCGGACCAGGTCCTCGACGGCGACGTCGAGCCGGAGGTCGGGCAGCCGGTCGAGCAGCACCTCGATGCCGGTCCTGGCGATGATCTCGGCGATCTCCTGGGCGGGGAACGGGCACCGGTACTCGCCGTGACTGAAGGCCAGGTGGGCGCCGTTGCCGCCGTGGGCGGGGCCCGCGCCGCCGGAGAGCCCCTGGCGGATCAGCGGGTCGGTGTTGGCGGCGCCGAGCCCGAGGAGCAGCATGTCGCCGGCCCGGATGCGCTGCCCGCCCAGCTGGGTGTCGCGGGCGGCCCAGCGGCCGGCCAGGATCTGGGTGGGGGTGTCCTCCCACAGCACCTCGTTCATGGCCTCGCCGATGCTGCGCCGGCCGCCGGCCATGGAGTCGGCGAACTCGTCCTCGGTGAGCATCAGCCGGACCGAGTTGCTGATCCAGTCGGCGGTCGGGAGGTGCCCGGCGGCCGTGATCGCCATCAGGTCGAGCGTGTACTCCTCGTCGGTGAACTCCTCGGGGTACGCGAGCATCCGGGAGGCCACGTCGTCGCCCGGCTCGGCCCGCTTCGCGGCGAGCAGCCGGGCCATGTGCTCCCCGAACCGCTGGTGGGCGCTCTGCGCCTCCGGTCCGCCGTCCGCGAGGTCCTTCAGGACGCGCGCGATGGCGGCGCCCTCCTCGTCGGGGAAGCCGACGAGCCGGGCCAGGACGAGCACGGGCAGCGGTTCGCAGAACTCCGCGACGAGGTCGGCGGTGCCCCGGGCGCACACCGCGTCGATCAGCCGGTCGGCCAGCTGCTCGCAGTGCTGCCGGATGCGGAACGGGTCGGCGGCTTCGAGGGCGGGGGTCACCATGCGGGCGTGCCGCTGGTGCTCCTTGCCCGCGCTGAAGTAGAGGGACGGCAGGGGGCGCCCGACCATCGGCAGCAGCGGCCAGTCGTCGGGGACGTTCGGCCACTGGTTCCAGAGGCCGACGTCGCGCGGGAACAGCTCACCGTCGCTGGTGACCCGGTGGAGCTCCCGGTAGCCGATGACCAGCCAGGCCGGGAAGCCGCCGAGGAGTTCGACGGGGACGACCGGCCCGTGGTCGCGGCGCATCGCGCGGTAGACGCTCCGGGGCTCGGTCTGGAAGCCGGGTCCCCAGAGCGGGACGGCGCCGGCGTGTGCCGGGCAGCCGGAAGGGGCGTCCGTGGACACCGGCGCGGACTCGGCCGGGGAGGGGCGCGTCATGAATCCTGACTCCTGTGGCGAACGACGGCACGCGCCACGATCACGCGGTCAACTCCCGCTCACTATAAGGATTTTATGAGCAGCAGGATGGTCATTCGCGTTCAATCCCGAACCCTGGGCGGTCGCCCGGCCGGTCCGCGCGGAGCCTCAGCCGGTGCGCAGCCCCGGATCGCTCACCCCGGGCGCCCCGGTCTCGACGTGCCCGGCGAAGCGCCGCAGGAAGGTGGCGTCCGCGTCGCTCGTGACGGTGACGTCGTACCAGCGCTTGCTGCGGCGCAGGTCGAGCGTCTGCCTCACGGTCTGCCCGGGTCGCACGGTGACCGCCCGCACCTCTCCCCCGTAGGCGGCGGCGCCGCGCAGGGTCAGCCGGACGGAGCCGGTGCCGGTGTGGGTGAGCGTGAGGTCGAGATGGCCGGTCGCGGTGTTGTGGCGGGCCGTCACCTCGGGGCCCGCGGCCTTGCCGGGGTTGCGGAAGGAGCGCAGGAAGCCGTTCGGGCCGTGGACGGTGAGGTCGGTGACGCCCTGGGAGTACGCGGTGTTCCAGGTGTCCCCGACCGTGGCGCCCGCGTGCGTGGTGTAGGTCCAGGGGCCGTCCGTACGGTTGCCGGACGTCACGAGGAACTGCGCGCCGGCCGCCGGTCCCCCGCCGAAGGTGAGCCGGAAGGTGCCGGCGGCCGGGTCGGCGGCCCCGTCCACCAGCGGCACGTAGGGCAGCGGGCGGGTGGGCCGCGAGCCGGGCTCCTGCTTCGGCACGGCTCCGGTGGCGGGCGGGACGGGCCGGTAGTCGGGGTGCCGGTCGCCGTCCGGGGGCTCGTAGGCGGCGGTGGACGGCAGTTCGGGCGCGGCGGGGTCCGTACGCCCGAAGTCGAAGGCGGAGGTGAGGTCGCCGCAGACGGCCCGCCGCCAGGGCGAGATGTTCGGCTCGTGCACCCCGAAACGCCGCTCCATGAACCGGATGACGGAGGTGTGGTCGAAGACCTCGGAGCAGGCGTAGCCGCCGGTGCTCCACGGCGACACCACGGTCATCGGCACCCGCTGGCCGAGGCCGTAGGGGCCCGCCGCGTAGCGCAGGTCGCCCGGGAAGTAGTCGGCGGCGGTGTCCACGGTGGACAGTCCCTGCGCGGGACCGGACGGGACGTACGGCGGCACGACGTGGTCGAAGAACCCGTCGTTCTCGTCGTAGGTGATGAACAGGGCGGTACGGCCCCACACCTCCGGGTCCGAGGTGAGCGCGTCCAGCACCTGCGCGATGTACCAGGCGCCGTAGTTCGCGGGCCAGTTGGGGTGTTCGCTGTACGCCTCGGGCGCCACGATCCAGGACACCGAGGGGAGCGTCCCGGCCTCGATGTCGGCCTTCAGGTCGTCCAGCAGACCGCCCCCGTTCCTCAGGTCGCTGCCGGTGCGGGCCTTGTCGTACAGGGCGTCGCCGGGCCGGGCGTCGCGGTAGGAGTTGAAGTACAGCAGCGAGTTGTCGCCGTAGGTGCCCCGGTAGGCGTCACCGATCCACCCCCAGGACCCGGCGGCGTCGAGCCCGTCGCCGATGTCCTGGTACACCTTCCACGACACCCCGGCCTCTTCCAGGCGCTCCGGGTAGGTCGTCCAGCCGTATCCGCGCTCGTCGTTGCCCAGCTCGGGCCCGCCGCCGGCGCCGTCGTTGCCGGTGTAGCCGCTCCACAGGTAGTAGCGGTTGGGGTCGGTCGAGCCGATGAACGAGCAGTGGTACGCGTCGCAGACGGTGAACGCGTCGGCGAGCGCGTAGTGGAACGGGATGTCGTCCCGGGTGAGGTGGGCCATGGTGGTCGCCGTCTTGGCGGGCACCCACTGGTCGTAGGCGCCCTTGTTGAACGCCCGGTGGCCGCCCGCCCAGTCGTGGTTCAGGTCCTGGAGGAACTGCATCCCGAGCTTGTCGGCCGGCGGCCGGAACGGCAGCACCTCCTTGCCCGCCGCGTCCGCCTGGTGCCACACCGGTTTGCCGCTGGGCAGCGTGACGGGGCGCGGGTCGCCGTAGCCCCGTACGCCCTTCATCGTCCCGAAGTAGTGGTCGAAGGAACGGTTCTCCTGCATCAGGACGACGATGTGCTCGACGTCCTTGATGGTGCCCGTCCGCCCTCGCGCGGGGAGGGTGGCGGCGCGGGCGATGCTGCTCGACAGGGCGGTGAGGGCGACGGAGCCCCCGGCGAGCTTCAGGAGCCGGCGGCGGTCGAGTTCTGCCATGGAGGGGAACCTTCGCAGTGGGGGATGGAAGACCGAACAGTCGGCGAACCTACCCACGGGGGGCCGGGATCATTCCCCGCGGAGCACCGGTGCCGGGGCCCGTCGCCCGGTGGCGGGCTGAGCGGCGAGGTGTACGCGCCCCCGCCGCGAGCCCCGAGGCGGCCATGTGGTCGTACGCGGTCAGGATGAGGTCCTTGGTGCGGTAGCCGCCGTACCGTGCCTCGTCCTTGCGCCGGACGATGGGGAAGGTGTCCAGGATGTACGCGGTGTCGGCGCGGCCGATCCCGTACAGGTGGAAGAAGAACGCGTCGAGTTCCGCGCGGATCCGGCCGCGGCGGTCCTCGTCCCAGTGGAACGGGCCGCCGGTGTCGCCCAGGTCGGCGGCGAAGCGGCCCATGTCATGGGCGGTGCAGGTGAGTTCGAGGACGCGCGGGGTCAGGAAGTCCGTGTGGCGGTGGACGGTATCCGGCGGCAGGACGGGGAGTTGGCGGATGTGGAAGAAGTTGAGGTTGAGCCCCGCCGCCTTCTGGCGGGTGACGTAGTCGTAGACGAAGGAGTTGAAGTGGGCCACCAGGGCGGCGCTGTCGCGTGAGTTCCTGGTGTGCAGCAGGAAGACGGAGTCGCCGATGGCCGCCGGGGGCAGGATCGCGGAGATCATGGTGCGCTGGTTGGTGGGGCTGCTGATCCGGAGGAAGGCGAGCCGGCCGGGCGGGGTGCCGGGCGGTGTCTCGGCGCGGTCCACCCAGTTGCCGGGGACGGCCAGGCGGGACGCGGAGGCCCAGGCGTCGGCCGTGAGATAGGCGGGCTGGTTCTGGCGCTTCACGGCGGTGGCGCTCTTGACCACGTCGGCCGCGCGGTGGTTGTAGGCGTCGACCATCTTGGCCTCGTACAGCGGGAGCATGACGCGGTCGCCGTTGACGTAGTGGTTTCCGGCCGCCTGCCAGCCGGTGGCCGTCAGCTCCTCGCGGGTGCGGAACCGGTGCGAGTCGTTGGCCATGTGGAACATCGTGCCGAAGGTGACGCCCCACGGGTTGCCGTCCGGGTCGCCCTCCTTGATCAGGACGGGGAGCCGCGCGTAGATGCCGAGGGTGATCTCGGCGTCGCGGCGGGTCCGGAAGACCGGGCAGGTGCCCGTGTTGGGGTTGAGGAGCGTGATCTCCTCGGGCGTGAGCGCGAACACCCTCCCCTCGTCGGCGAGTTCGGCAGGGTCGCGGAGGAAGAAGGCGAACCGGGCGGCGGGTTCGCGCAGGGCCCGGCCGGTCAGGGACAGGATGCTGAACTTGAACGAGCGGTGGACGTCGGGGAAGACCGGCGCGGCGTTCTCGAAGTCGTACAGGGCGGCGAGCGTGCCGCTGTCGACCAGGTCCTTGAAGTAGAAGCGGGTCGTCGCGTCCGTGGCGATGCCCGTCGGCACGATCATGCCCATCCGGCCGCGCGGGCCGGTCAGCGCACGGCCCGCCTCGGCGAAGACGGCGTACGTGTTGATGTCGCCGCGCCCGGTGAGCGGATACCGTCCGCCGGAGCGCAGGAAGTGGCTCGTCCCCTCCGCCGTGCGCTTGGCCGCCTCGAACGCCGTGTGCAGGGCGGTACGGTCCGGGTCCTCCTTCAACGCGGCGATCAGGCGTTTGCGGGCGGCGGCCGTCTTCGCGGCGGCGATCTCCGCGTCGTGCTGGGCGAAGAACTCCTGCTCCTGGAGCTTGATGCGCTCCCAGGGCGGGTTGCCGAGGACGCAGTCGAAGCCGCCGGGCCCGTCCGGTCCGAAGACCTCGGGGTATTCCAGGTGCCAGTGGAAGAAGCGGTACCGGTCCCGCAGCCGGGCGATCTCCTCGTGGGTGGCCCGGGGCGCGCCCGGCAGGTCGCGGAGGACCGCCTCGGTCACCCCCGGCGGCGCGTCCGCCGTCCTGCGCCACAGGAACGCGGCGCACCAGGCGTCGGCGGCCTCGCGCGGCGGTTCGACGGGCCGGTCGCACACGTCCTTCCGCTCGGCCCTGTTCCGCCTCCTCAGGGCCCTGGCGTGCGCGCGGTCGTCGCCCGCGAGCGGGGTGAACGCCGCGTCCGGGACGCCGCGCCGCAGCAGGTCCGGCGCCGCGCCGATCAGGGCGTTGCCGTGCTTGACGCGCGCGTCGAGGAAGGTGAGCGGCCGGCCGGGTTCCGGGGCCTCCAGCCACAGCGCCATCCTGGCCAGTTCGACGGCCATCGGGTCCAGGTCCACGCCGTGCACGCAGCGGGCGACGACCTCGCGGAGGGCGTCGCGGGACGCCTCCGTGCCGCCGCCGCGCACCGCCGCGAGGCGCCGGGCGATGCGGCGGGCCGCCGCCACCAGGAAGTGGCCGGAGCCGCAGGCCGGGTCGCAGACGGTGAGGGCGAGCAGCGCCCGGGCCGCTCCCCCGGCAGGGTCGGCGGCGTCCGTTGCCTCGCCGTGTGCCACGGCGGCGTCGAGGACGGGGTCGAGCGCGGCGTCGAGCAGGCATTCCACGAGGGCGGCCGGGGTGTAGTAGGAGCCCGTCGTCTTACGGGCGTTGCCGGGCAGCCCGACCAGCGTGAAGGCGCCGTCCGCCGCGTCGATCCGGGGGACGAGCTGGAGGAGCGATTCGTGGACGGAGCCCAGTTCCGCCGCGTCGAGGCGGCCGAAGTCGACCGGGCGGGCGCGGCGTGTGGCCGGGTCCGGGGCCTCGGACAGCTGGCGCACCGCCGTCAGCAGGTCGGCGTCGGACAGGGCCAGGCCGTGCAGCGGGGCATCGGCCTCCGTAGCGGTGAAGATCCCGCCGAGACCGGGCAGTCCGAGGCCCGGTTCCCCGTCCGCGCCGCCGAGGGCGTCGAGTACGGCGCGCAGCGCCGCGTAAAGGTCACTGTCCTCGACGGAGCCGCGCGCGCGGGCGCGGAGGCGGGCGGTGGAGAAGTGCGCCGCGTACCGCGTCCTGGCCGGGGTGGTCGCGGCCGGGGACAGCAGGGCGTCGCGGTCCTCGGTGACGAAGAGGAAGAGGAGCCGGAAGACGAGGCGAAGGAGGGCGTTGTGCAGGGCGCCGGCGTCCGCGTCGGCGCGCAGGGCGGTGTTGGCGGGGTGGCGCAGGAAGCCGGTGCCGAGGGTGGTGAGCGCGGCGCGCACCCCCTTGCGGAGCCGGTCCGGG from Streptomyces drozdowiczii carries:
- a CDS encoding Eco57I restriction-modification methylase domain-containing protein gives rise to the protein MSALPSSRTPDRLRKGVRAALTTLGTGFLRHPANTALRADADAGALHNALLRLVFRLLFLFVTEDRDALLSPAATTPARTRYAAHFSTARLRARARGSVEDSDLYAALRAVLDALGGADGEPGLGLPGLGGIFTATEADAPLHGLALSDADLLTAVRQLSEAPDPATRRARPVDFGRLDAAELGSVHESLLQLVPRIDAADGAFTLVGLPGNARKTTGSYYTPAALVECLLDAALDPVLDAAVAHGEATDAADPAGGAARALLALTVCDPACGSGHFLVAAARRIARRLAAVRGGGTEASRDALREVVARCVHGVDLDPMAVELARMALWLEAPEPGRPLTFLDARVKHGNALIGAAPDLLRRGVPDAAFTPLAGDDRAHARALRRRNRAERKDVCDRPVEPPREAADAWCAAFLWRRTADAPPGVTEAVLRDLPGAPRATHEEIARLRDRYRFFHWHLEYPEVFGPDGPGGFDCVLGNPPWERIKLQEQEFFAQHDAEIAAAKTAAARKRLIAALKEDPDRTALHTAFEAAKRTAEGTSHFLRSGGRYPLTGRGDINTYAVFAEAGRALTGPRGRMGMIVPTGIATDATTRFYFKDLVDSGTLAALYDFENAAPVFPDVHRSFKFSILSLTGRALREPAARFAFFLRDPAELADEGRVFALTPEEITLLNPNTGTCPVFRTRRDAEITLGIYARLPVLIKEGDPDGNPWGVTFGTMFHMANDSHRFRTREELTATGWQAAGNHYVNGDRVMLPLYEAKMVDAYNHRAADVVKSATAVKRQNQPAYLTADAWASASRLAVPGNWVDRAETPPGTPPGRLAFLRISSPTNQRTMISAILPPAAIGDSVFLLHTRNSRDSAALVAHFNSFVYDYVTRQKAAGLNLNFFHIRQLPVLPPDTVHRHTDFLTPRVLELTCTAHDMGRFAADLGDTGGPFHWDEDRRGRIRAELDAFFFHLYGIGRADTAYILDTFPIVRRKDEARYGGYRTKDLILTAYDHMAASGLAAGARTPRRSARHRATGPGTGAPRGMIPAPRG